A stretch of the Aphis gossypii isolate Hap1 chromosome 2, ASM2018417v2, whole genome shotgun sequence genome encodes the following:
- the LOC114121294 gene encoding catalase, translated as MSNNKEPADNQLEDFKKSVENTRVIRTGNGAPVDDHTNTIQAGVNGPLVLQDHTFLDEISHFDRERIPERVVHAKGGGAFGYFEVTHDITKYCKADIFSSIGKQTPVAVRFSTVGGESGSADTVRDPRGFAIKFYTEDGVWDLVGNNTPIFFIRDPILFPSFIHTQKRNPVTHLKDANMFWDFLTLRPESLHQVMILFSDRGIPDGYRHMNGYGSHTFKMVNSCDNAVYVKFHFKTDQGIKNLDVKRARDLAADDPDYSNRDLFNAIANGNHPTWTLYIQVMTFEEAAANKFNPFDITKVWSHADYPLIPVGKLVLNRNPTNYFADIEQIAFSPAHMVPGIEPSPDKLLQGRLFSYSDTHRHRLGANYLQLPVNCPYRSKVTNYQRDGPQAYDNQGSAPNYYPNSFSGPEQQPAYRMSSFDVSGAVAKYDLSNDDNYTQAGLLYRNVLPKDEQNRLVENIVDNLKHAADFLQEKAIYHFTQIDDGLGKELREHLKLAKCSKANL; from the exons atgtcaaaCAATAAAGAGCCGGCTGATAACCAACTcgaagattttaaaaaatctgttgag AATACTCGTGTTATTAGGACAGGGAATGGTGCGCCAGTTGATGATCATACTAATACAATTCAAGCTGGAGTAAATGGACCACTGGTGTTACAAGATCATACTTTTTTAGATGAAATATCGCATTTTGACCGTGAACGAATTCCAGAACGAGTAGTACATGCTAAAGGAGGAG gtGCATTTGGTTATTTTGAAGTAACACatgatattacaaaatattgtaaggCTGATATATTTTCAAGCATTGGAAAACAAACTCCTGTTGCTGTAAGATTTTCTACTGTTGGTGGAGAGAGTGGATCAGCTGACactgttag agacCCAAGAGGTTTTGCTATAAAGTTTTATACTGAAGATGGAGTTTGGGATTTAGTTGGAAACAACacaccaatattttttataagagacCCAATTTTATTTCCAAGTTTTATTCATACCCAAAAGAGAAATCCAGTTACCCATTTAaag gaTGCTAATATGTTTTGGGACTTTTTGACTCTTCGTCCTGAATCATTACACCAAGTGATGATACTGTTCTCAGATCGTGGAATTCCAGACGGATATCGTCATATGAACGGTTATGGAtctcatacatttaaaatggtCAATTCTTGTGATAATGcagtttatgttaaatttcatttcaag ACCGATcaaggtataaaaaatttggATGTTAAAAGAGCTCGAGATCTTGCAGCTGATGACCCAGATTATTCAAACCGTGATTTATTCAATGCTATTGCTAATGGTAACCATCCAACTTGGACTCTCTATATACAAGTGATGACATTTGAAGAAGCTGCTGCTAATAAATTCAATCCTTTTGATATTACAAAAGTTTGGTCACATGCTGATTATCCATTAATACCAGTTGGCAAACTAGTATTGAATCGTAACCCCACCAACTATTTTGCTGATATCGAACAAATTGCTTTTAGCCCAGCACATATGGTGCCTGGTATTGAACCTAGTCCTGATAAACTTCTccag ggacgattattttcttatagtgATACACATCGTCATCGTTTAGGAGCTAACTATTTGCAGTTGCCTGTAAATTGTCCATATCGTTCAAAAGTCACCAATTATCAACGCGATGGGCCTCAAGCTTATGATAATCAAGGGTCTGCACCAAATTACTATCCTAATAGTTTTTCTGGACCAGAACAACAACCCGCGTATCGCATGTCTTCATTTGATGTTTCTGGTGCTGTCGCcaa gtaTGACTTAAGTAATGATGATAACTATACCCAGGCAGGTTTACTTTATAGAAACGTTTTACCTAAAGATGAACAAAATAGATTGGTAGAAAATATAGTAGACAACTTAAAACATGCTGCTGACTTTTTACAA gaaaaGGCAATTTATCATTTCACTCAAATTGACGATGGTTTAGGTAAAGAACTTAGAGAACATTTGAAGTTGGCCAAGTGTTCAAAAGcaaatctttaa
- the LOC126550500 gene encoding E3 SUMO-protein ligase KIAA1586-like isoform X1 — MEPEKNKRGSKTLFSYFSRINQIIITQDIPMTSSVTVTDTLNTLNEEFVDDPNSSCNSLVEKNPDHKQEQWPSVWSLDQWLERKSKHPWLICLDQKLGCIFCQEVGCLKTFKKQGVELSKEWISCLIDSGKHLNKKTQLASLRNKIKKHAESSAHLFACNIKKDKVSETLTKSFEGQLSKNQDSNEYIFRTAYFIANHNRPFDDHSKLVELQKSNGVHLGSILHSRYSCTSIINHIACKMRESIVKNIINSESKISVLIDESTTVSSKSCMAVFIKASISHEDPIFIFLDLVKLEKQTAENIVNQLLNCLFTFGFQDSYLQHNWVSFVSDGASVLVGKKNGVTKLLKDKYPLIFSWHCMNHRLELAVNDCMKDVSATNHFKNFIDSLYVLYNRSPKNQNELRKSCIELDILFLKAGRVLDVRWVASSFRAVEIVWKTYPALYNHLQNSSYDNLRDQKSRSKYLGLCKRLGSPEFVLDLALMCDVLKELSYLSRELQSHSITLSRADESIKRTIRVIDSFKTKNGDFMLEALTAQKTMIFKTIVLSSNKKVCYLNHKQFLTSLCTNLNSRLLETNEEESCILNDMQILNEHTWTCTVENIRFGEDEIKRLTNRFLLNTDNAIQGFRKYINNKIINDELKELDILIKTFPVSTAECERGFSQMNLICSDLRSRLSVTNISSLMFININGPPVAIWNPTNYVKSWLIKHRSTHDNRSRKVAQIKLNEEKASLWKIL, encoded by the exons ATGGAACCAGAGAAAAATAAGCGTGGaagtaaaactttattttcatatttttcaagaataaatcaaataattattactcaa gaCATACCTATGACAAGTTCTGTAACAGTTACTGAcacattaaatactttaaatgaaGAATTTGTTGATGACCCAAATTCAAGTTGTAATAGTCTTGTAGAAAAAAATCCTGATCAT AAACAAGAACAATGGCCTTCTGTGTGGTCACTTGATCAGTGGCTTGAAAGGAAGTCAAAACATCCTTGGTTAATTTGTTTGGATCAAAAATTAGGTTGCATTTTTTGTCAAGAGGTTGGTtgtttgaaaacttttaaaaaacaagGTGTAGAACTTTCAAAAGAATGGATTTCTTGTTTGATTGATAGTGGTAAACACTTAAATAAGAAAACACAATTAGCCAGTCTTCGAAATAAGATAAAGAAACATGCTGAATCCAGTGCTCATCTTTTTGCTTGCAATATTAAGAAAGACAAAGTGTCTGAAACATTAACTAAGAGCTTTGAAGGTCAACTAAGTAAAAATCAAGAttcaaatgaatatattttccgTACTGCATACTTTATAGCAAATCATAATAGACCTTTTGATGACCATTCAAAGCTTGTAGAATTGCAAAAATCTAACGGTGTGCACTTAGGTTCAATTTTGCATTCTAGGTACTCATGTActtctattataaatcatattgcaTGCAAAATGAGAGAatctattgtaaaaaatataatcaattctGAATCAAAGATTTCTGTTTTAATTGATGAGTCGACAACAGTTAGCTCAAAATCGTGTATGGCAGTATTCATTAAAGCATCAATTTCTCATGAGGatccaatatttattttcttggaCTTAGTGAAATTGGAAAAACAAACTGCTGAAAACATAGTTAACCAACTTTTAAATTGTCTGTTTACTTTTGGCTTTCAAGATTCTTATCTTCAACATAACTGGGTGTCTTTTGTTAGCGATGGAGCCAGTGTTTTAGTAGGGAAAAAAAATGGAGTGACCaaacttttaaaagataaatatccattaatattttcatggcACTGCATGAACCACAGATTAGAACTGGCTGTAAATGATTGTATGAAAGACGTTTCTGCAACtaaccattttaaaaattttattgatagtttatatgtattgtataatagatcacctaaaaatcaaaatgaacTAAGAAAATCATGTATAGAATTAgacattttattcttaaaggCAGGACGAGTTCTTGATGTTCGTTGGGTAGCCAGTAGCTTCAGAGCAGTAGAAATTGTATGGAAAACATATCCAGCGTTATACAACCACTTACAAAATTCTTCATATGATAACCTAAGAGATCAAAAATCTAGATCTAAATATCTTGGATTATGTAAGCGGTTAGGAAGTCCAGAATTTGTCTTAGACTTAGCACTAATGTGTGACGTACTTAAagaattgtcatatttatctCGTGAATTACAAAGTCATTCAATTACATTGTCGCGTGCTGATGAATCAATTAAAAGAACAATCAGAGTGATTGATtcttttaaaaccaaaaatggaGATTTCATGTTAGAAGCTTTAACTGCACAAAAAACTATGATATTCAAAACCATAGTTTTATctagtaataaaaaagtatgttatttaaaccataaacaatttttgacaaGTTTATGTACTAACCTTAACTCACGTTTACTTGAAACAAATGAAGAGGaatcttgtattttaaatgatatgcaaattttaaatgaacataCATGGACTTGTacagttgaaaatataagatttGGCGAAGATGAAATAAAGAGATTGACGAATAgatttctattaaatacagATAATGCAATTCAAGGCtttcgaaaatatattaacaataaaattatcaatgacGAGTTAAAAGAATtggacattttaataaaaacatttccaGTTTCAACGGCTGAATGTGAAAGGGGATTTAGccaaatgaatttaatatgttcAGATCTCAGGTCTAGATTATCCGTTACTAACATTTCTAgtctaatgtttataaatattaatggacCACCAGTTGCAATATGGAATCcaacaaattatgtaaaaagttGGCTGATCAAACATAGATCTACACATGATAACAGATCTCGAAAAGTTGcacagataaaattaaatgaagaaAAGGCTAGTCTatggaaaattttataa
- the LOC126550500 gene encoding E3 SUMO-protein ligase KIAA1586-like isoform X2, translating to MTSSVTVTDTLNTLNEEFVDDPNSSCNSLVEKNPDHKQEQWPSVWSLDQWLERKSKHPWLICLDQKLGCIFCQEVGCLKTFKKQGVELSKEWISCLIDSGKHLNKKTQLASLRNKIKKHAESSAHLFACNIKKDKVSETLTKSFEGQLSKNQDSNEYIFRTAYFIANHNRPFDDHSKLVELQKSNGVHLGSILHSRYSCTSIINHIACKMRESIVKNIINSESKISVLIDESTTVSSKSCMAVFIKASISHEDPIFIFLDLVKLEKQTAENIVNQLLNCLFTFGFQDSYLQHNWVSFVSDGASVLVGKKNGVTKLLKDKYPLIFSWHCMNHRLELAVNDCMKDVSATNHFKNFIDSLYVLYNRSPKNQNELRKSCIELDILFLKAGRVLDVRWVASSFRAVEIVWKTYPALYNHLQNSSYDNLRDQKSRSKYLGLCKRLGSPEFVLDLALMCDVLKELSYLSRELQSHSITLSRADESIKRTIRVIDSFKTKNGDFMLEALTAQKTMIFKTIVLSSNKKVCYLNHKQFLTSLCTNLNSRLLETNEEESCILNDMQILNEHTWTCTVENIRFGEDEIKRLTNRFLLNTDNAIQGFRKYINNKIINDELKELDILIKTFPVSTAECERGFSQMNLICSDLRSRLSVTNISSLMFININGPPVAIWNPTNYVKSWLIKHRSTHDNRSRKVAQIKLNEEKASLWKIL from the exons ATGACAAGTTCTGTAACAGTTACTGAcacattaaatactttaaatgaaGAATTTGTTGATGACCCAAATTCAAGTTGTAATAGTCTTGTAGAAAAAAATCCTGATCAT AAACAAGAACAATGGCCTTCTGTGTGGTCACTTGATCAGTGGCTTGAAAGGAAGTCAAAACATCCTTGGTTAATTTGTTTGGATCAAAAATTAGGTTGCATTTTTTGTCAAGAGGTTGGTtgtttgaaaacttttaaaaaacaagGTGTAGAACTTTCAAAAGAATGGATTTCTTGTTTGATTGATAGTGGTAAACACTTAAATAAGAAAACACAATTAGCCAGTCTTCGAAATAAGATAAAGAAACATGCTGAATCCAGTGCTCATCTTTTTGCTTGCAATATTAAGAAAGACAAAGTGTCTGAAACATTAACTAAGAGCTTTGAAGGTCAACTAAGTAAAAATCAAGAttcaaatgaatatattttccgTACTGCATACTTTATAGCAAATCATAATAGACCTTTTGATGACCATTCAAAGCTTGTAGAATTGCAAAAATCTAACGGTGTGCACTTAGGTTCAATTTTGCATTCTAGGTACTCATGTActtctattataaatcatattgcaTGCAAAATGAGAGAatctattgtaaaaaatataatcaattctGAATCAAAGATTTCTGTTTTAATTGATGAGTCGACAACAGTTAGCTCAAAATCGTGTATGGCAGTATTCATTAAAGCATCAATTTCTCATGAGGatccaatatttattttcttggaCTTAGTGAAATTGGAAAAACAAACTGCTGAAAACATAGTTAACCAACTTTTAAATTGTCTGTTTACTTTTGGCTTTCAAGATTCTTATCTTCAACATAACTGGGTGTCTTTTGTTAGCGATGGAGCCAGTGTTTTAGTAGGGAAAAAAAATGGAGTGACCaaacttttaaaagataaatatccattaatattttcatggcACTGCATGAACCACAGATTAGAACTGGCTGTAAATGATTGTATGAAAGACGTTTCTGCAACtaaccattttaaaaattttattgatagtttatatgtattgtataatagatcacctaaaaatcaaaatgaacTAAGAAAATCATGTATAGAATTAgacattttattcttaaaggCAGGACGAGTTCTTGATGTTCGTTGGGTAGCCAGTAGCTTCAGAGCAGTAGAAATTGTATGGAAAACATATCCAGCGTTATACAACCACTTACAAAATTCTTCATATGATAACCTAAGAGATCAAAAATCTAGATCTAAATATCTTGGATTATGTAAGCGGTTAGGAAGTCCAGAATTTGTCTTAGACTTAGCACTAATGTGTGACGTACTTAAagaattgtcatatttatctCGTGAATTACAAAGTCATTCAATTACATTGTCGCGTGCTGATGAATCAATTAAAAGAACAATCAGAGTGATTGATtcttttaaaaccaaaaatggaGATTTCATGTTAGAAGCTTTAACTGCACAAAAAACTATGATATTCAAAACCATAGTTTTATctagtaataaaaaagtatgttatttaaaccataaacaatttttgacaaGTTTATGTACTAACCTTAACTCACGTTTACTTGAAACAAATGAAGAGGaatcttgtattttaaatgatatgcaaattttaaatgaacataCATGGACTTGTacagttgaaaatataagatttGGCGAAGATGAAATAAAGAGATTGACGAATAgatttctattaaatacagATAATGCAATTCAAGGCtttcgaaaatatattaacaataaaattatcaatgacGAGTTAAAAGAATtggacattttaataaaaacatttccaGTTTCAACGGCTGAATGTGAAAGGGGATTTAGccaaatgaatttaatatgttcAGATCTCAGGTCTAGATTATCCGTTACTAACATTTCTAgtctaatgtttataaatattaatggacCACCAGTTGCAATATGGAATCcaacaaattatgtaaaaagttGGCTGATCAAACATAGATCTACACATGATAACAGATCTCGAAAAGTTGcacagataaaattaaatgaagaaAAGGCTAGTCTatggaaaattttataa